The Pseudomonas sp. HOU2 DNA window GACGGATTCAGATTGCGGTTCCGTCATGACAAATAGATGACCGTTTTGTGTTTTGCCCTCGACGGTCAAGTCCATCATGCCGACTTTAGCTGCCGGGACTGTCCTCACAGCGACCTTGGCGAGATTTTTTCAGACTTTGCCCGACCGACGGTCATAAAAAAGCCCCGCTATAAAGCGGGGCTCGTTGTTCGTGATTACCAGCGCGGGCCACCGTAGTAGCCGTGTGGCCGGCCGTAGTAGCCGCGTGGTGGGCCGTAGTAGACCGGGCCAGGCACGTAGACCGGTTGTTGCACATAGACCGGCGCCGGTTGGTAGTAGACCGGTGGCGGCGGTTGTTGCACATAAACCGGTGCCGGCTGAGCGTAAACAGGCTGTTGCACGTAGACCGGCCGGTCCTGATTGATCAATGCCGAGCCGATGATGGCCGAGCCGACGATCGCACCAAACACTGCCGGACCCTGCCAGCCACCGCCGTGGGCTTCTGCCTGACCTGTGATAGCGAATGCACCAATCAACAAGGCCACGATGGGGAGTTTACGAATCATGATAATTCCTCGGTTCTTCGACCCGGCGTCCGGGCCTGCACCAGGCCCAAAGTTGTCGCGGGGATACTTCTATGACAGCGAAATTCTGAAAATCAGCACAGCCGCTGGGTAAATTTTGTGTAAGGTCTGTACCGGCTTCTTTACCGGTCGGTCAAAGGGGCTCGCGGCCCGTTGCAGACAGGCGCTTATGATCGTCCAGAACCCGATGGAATGGCTAACTCCGTCCATCCGAAAGTCCGTTTTGAAGGAGAAGTTTCATGCAGATGAATCCCAACAAAGACACCCAACTGTGCATGTCCCTGTCCGGGCGCCCGGGGAATTTCGGTCTGCGCTTTCATAACCATTTGTACGAGCAGTTGGGCCTGAACTTCTATTACAAGGCGTTCAGCAGCCAGGATCTGCCGGGAGCCGTCGGCGGCATTCGTGCGCTGGGGATTCGTGGTTGTGGCGTGTCGATGCCGTTCAAGGAAGCGTGCATCGCGCTGGTCGATGAGCTGGATGCGTCGGCAGCCGCGATCCAGTCGATCAACACCATCGTCAACACCAACGGCCATCTCAAGGCCTACAACACCGATTACATCGCCATCGCGCAATTGCTGGAAACCCACGCGGTGCCAAAGGATACGACGTTCGCCCTGCGCGGCAGCGGCGGCATGGCCAAAGCGGTGGCCAGTGCCTTGCGCGATGGTGGCTACAAGAACGGCTTGATCGTTGCGCGTAACGAGCGCGCCGGACGGGTTCTGGCGGACTCGCTGGGCTATCGCTGGCAGGCGGAGCTGGGCGAAGAGCGGCCGCAGATGCTGATCAATGTCACCCCGGTGGGCATGGACGGCGGGCCGGAAGCCGGGCAACTGGCGTTCGAACCAGAAGTGATCAAGGCCGCCGACACCGTGTTCGATGTGGTGGCGATCCCGTCGGAAACGCCGCTGATCGTGCGCGGGCGAGCCGAAGGTAAAAAGGTCATCACCGGGCTGGAGGTGATTGCGATCCAGGCGCTGGAGCAATTTGTGCTGTACACCGGAGTGCGGCCAAATGAAGAGCAGTTTGCGGCGGCGGTGAATTTCGCCCGCAGTTGATGTTCAGGACTGTATGTGTTGAATAAGTTGGCCCCATCGCTGGCAGGCCAGCTCCCACAGGTGTCAGGTTGCAACACTGATAGGTGAGCAACCACAAATTCTGTGGGAGCTGGCTTGCCAGCGATGAATTCAACCCGGTTTATCGGGTTACCTATACTGCAGCCCCAGCAAGCCCAGACTTGCCCCTCACAAAAAACCTGATCGAGGCTCCCCATGCATCCGCCCATCCTCAACCTGCACCAGGTCGAACTCGAACCCCTGCCCGAAGCCCTTGCCCCGGAAGGCGAAGCCGCCGGTCGCTACCAGCAGCGCCTGGCGCGCATCGGCCAGCAGCTTGGCGCGCAGAAGCTGGGTTACCGCTTGTACGCGTTGCCACCCGGCATGCGTGGCAGCCCGTTTCACAGCCATCGGGTCAATGAAGAGATGTTCTATGTCGTAGCCGGCGAGGGCGAAGTACGGTTGGGCGCAGAGCGCTTTGCGATCCGCGCGGGTGATGTGATTGCCTGCCCGCCGGGTGGCCCGGAAATGGCGCACCAGATCATCAACACCAGCGATGCCGAGTTGCGTTATCTGGCGGTCAGCACCCAGCAGCAACCGGATATCTGCGAATACCCGGACTCCAACAAATACGCGGTGATGGACAACTTCAAGGTCGATGCCCAAGGCAATGCGTCAGGCTTTGTTGCCGTGGCGCGGCAGGCGGATGGGGTGGATTACTGGGATGGTGAATAACCCGTAGATCTCATGTAGGAGTGAGCCTGCTCGCGATGGCGGTCTGTCAGGCACTGAAATTCTGAATGAACCGGCGCAATCGCGAGCAGGCTCACTCCTACAAGGTATTGTGGTGATTATTCGAGGCGCGCCAGACGCTCTTCCAGTGCGGCAATCCGTGCTTCCAGTTCTTCGATGCGTTCAACTGACACACCGCTGGTCGCGCGCTCTCCAGGATTCTGCCGCGCCGCCAGGATCGCCTCGATATCTGCCGGATCGCTCAGTGCATGGGTGTAGCGGTCTTCACGCTGACCGGCCTGACGGGGAATCAAAACCGCCAGCCCACGCGCGATCAAGCGCTCGAGCTGATGCACCACCTGCTCGGCATCTTCGAAATCATGCATGCGGCCACTGCGGGTCAGCAGCTCATTCACCGTTTGTGGGCCACGCAGGAACATCAAACCGGTGAGAATGACCTGGGCCGGCACCAGCTCCAGCGCCTTGTCGAGCTTGTGCTCCCAGCGATCAGCGCGACTGCCCATGACCAGTTTCGCGTAACCGTGGCTTTCCAGCGCTCGCAAGCTTTGGCCAACCTGACCTTGAGTCAGGTTCATCACCGGTTCGCGGCTGGTTTTCTGATTGCAGGCCAGCACCAGCGCATTAAGGGTCAGCGGATAGGTTTCCGGGCTGGTGGCCTGTTTTTCGATCAACGCACCCAGAATGCGGATTTCCGTGGCGTTGAGCCGTGGTTCGTCGGTGGTGGTTGCTAGTTCGGTGGTCATCGCGCGTTCCCTCAGCAGTCGAAGGCGCCTAGCCTAATCCTTGGCTAACAAAAGGCAAGCCGTGTGGTCATCAAGCATGGCTATAATCGCCTCCACGTTCCACCCAGCCACTACACGAGACTGCCATGACCATTTCCCTGTACGCCGCATCCGTCCCGGTTTTTCAACAAATGCTCAACGCCCTGAGCGATGTCCTGAAAAAGGCTGAAGCCCACGCCACCGAAAAAAACATCGACCCGAACGCCTTCCTGCAAGCGCGCCTGTACCCGGACATGTTCCCGCTGGTGCGTCAGGTGCAGATCGCGGTCGACTTCGCCAAAGGCGTGTCCTCGCGTCTGGCCGAAGTCGAAATCCCGAAATATGACGACACCGAAACTACCTTCACCGAGCTGCAGGCGCTGATCGCCAAGGTCCTGGCCTACATCGGCGAGATCAAGCCGGAGCAGATCAACGGCAAGGAAGGCATCGAGATCGTGACCCGTCCGGGCACGCCGAAAGAGAAGCGCTTCAGCGGCCAGGCCTACCTGCTGAGCTACGGTCTGCCGCAGTTCTTCTTCCACGTGACCACTGCCTATGACCTGCTGCGTCATAACGGTGTTGAAGTGGGCAAACGCGATTACATGGGCGCGTACTAAATCGTTAGAAGCCCTCACCCTAGCCCTCTCCCAAGGGGAGAGGGGACTGATCGCGTTGTTTGTTCGAGATACGCCGACCTGATCTATCGAGTCGAACTCAAGACTTGAATGCGACAAAGATCGGCTCCCTTTCCCCCTCGCCCCCTTGGGGGAGAGGGTTGGGGTGAGGAGGGAAAGATCTCAGCCACAAAAAAGCCCGCCAAGGTTCACTCCTTGGCGGGCTTTTCATTGCAGCAATTGTTACGCAGTGCGCTGGGCTTTCGCTTCTTCACCCAGGCAAGCCGCTGCGGTGAACAGCACGTCAGTGGACGAATTCAGCGCAGTCTCCGCCGAATCCTGCAGCACACCAATGATGAAACCAACCGCCACCACCTGCATGGCAATCTCGCTCGGGATGCCGAACAGGCTGCACGCCAGCGGAATCAGCAGCAGCGAACCGCCGGCCACGCCCGACGCGCCACAGGCGCAGATCGCCGCGACGACGCTGAGCAGGATCGCGGTCGGGATGTCCACGGCAATCCCCAGCGTGTGTACCGCTGCCAGGGTCAGTACGGTGATGGTGATCGCTGCGCCGGCCATGTTGATGGTTGCGCCCAATGGGATCGATACCGAGTAGGTGTCTTCGTGCAGGCCCAGACGTTTACTCAGTTCCAGGTTGACCGGAATGTTCGCCGCCGAGCTGCGGGTGAAGAACGCGGTGATGCCGCTTTCGCGCAGGCACTTGAGGGTCAGCGGGTACGGGTTGCGACGCAGTTTCCAGAACACGATCAGCGGGTTCATCACCAGCGCGACGAACAGCATGCAGCCCAGCAGTACGCCGAGCAGGTGCGCGTAACCGATCAGTGCGCCGAAGCCCGAGGTCGCGAGCGTCGAGGCCACCAGACCGAAAATGCCCAGAGGTGCGAAGCGAATCACCACGCGCACGATCAGCGTCACGCCGTTGGACAGATCGCCAACCACTTCGCGGGTGGTGTCACCGGCGTGGCGAATCGCGACGCCCATGCCGATCGCCCAGGCCAGAATGCCGATGAAGTTGGCGTTCATCAGGGCGCTGACCG harbors:
- a CDS encoding shikimate 5-dehydrogenase; the encoded protein is MQMNPNKDTQLCMSLSGRPGNFGLRFHNHLYEQLGLNFYYKAFSSQDLPGAVGGIRALGIRGCGVSMPFKEACIALVDELDASAAAIQSINTIVNTNGHLKAYNTDYIAIAQLLETHAVPKDTTFALRGSGGMAKAVASALRDGGYKNGLIVARNERAGRVLADSLGYRWQAELGEERPQMLINVTPVGMDGGPEAGQLAFEPEVIKAADTVFDVVAIPSETPLIVRGRAEGKKVITGLEVIAIQALEQFVLYTGVRPNEEQFAAAVNFARS
- a CDS encoding cupin domain-containing protein, translating into MHPPILNLHQVELEPLPEALAPEGEAAGRYQQRLARIGQQLGAQKLGYRLYALPPGMRGSPFHSHRVNEEMFYVVAGEGEVRLGAERFAIRAGDVIACPPGGPEMAHQIINTSDAELRYLAVSTQQQPDICEYPDSNKYAVMDNFKVDAQGNASGFVAVARQADGVDYWDGE
- a CDS encoding DUF480 domain-containing protein is translated as MTTELATTTDEPRLNATEIRILGALIEKQATSPETYPLTLNALVLACNQKTSREPVMNLTQGQVGQSLRALESHGYAKLVMGSRADRWEHKLDKALELVPAQVILTGLMFLRGPQTVNELLTRSGRMHDFEDAEQVVHQLERLIARGLAVLIPRQAGQREDRYTHALSDPADIEAILAARQNPGERATSGVSVERIEELEARIAALEERLARLE
- a CDS encoding DUF1993 domain-containing protein, translated to MTISLYAASVPVFQQMLNALSDVLKKAEAHATEKNIDPNAFLQARLYPDMFPLVRQVQIAVDFAKGVSSRLAEVEIPKYDDTETTFTELQALIAKVLAYIGEIKPEQINGKEGIEIVTRPGTPKEKRFSGQAYLLSYGLPQFFFHVTTAYDLLRHNGVEVGKRDYMGAY
- the sstT gene encoding serine/threonine transporter SstT, which encodes MTASSPSLLQRLKNLSLVTQILIGLIAGIALALFAPEAAKGSAFIGKVFVSALKAVAPILVFVLVMASIANHKHGQETHIRPILFLYLLGTFAAAVVAVVASMAFPSHLVLSTDNVAVTAPGGITEVLQSLLLSVVDNPVSALMNANFIGILAWAIGMGVAIRHAGDTTREVVGDLSNGVTLIVRVVIRFAPLGIFGLVASTLATSGFGALIGYAHLLGVLLGCMLFVALVMNPLIVFWKLRRNPYPLTLKCLRESGITAFFTRSSAANIPVNLELSKRLGLHEDTYSVSIPLGATINMAGAAITITVLTLAAVHTLGIAVDIPTAILLSVVAAICACGASGVAGGSLLLIPLACSLFGIPSEIAMQVVAVGFIIGVLQDSAETALNSSTDVLFTAAACLGEEAKAQRTA